The proteins below are encoded in one region of Anguilla anguilla isolate fAngAng1 chromosome 3, fAngAng1.pri, whole genome shotgun sequence:
- the pikfyve gene encoding 1-phosphatidylinositol 3-phosphate 5-kinase isoform X3: MAADDKSSSSSSSTLEWSAEPPPLPRSPSHLTHFKPLTPEQDEPPLRSAYSSFVSLFRFSKDEGRPPSVAEKAEVPVASPQREGGSWSSPAHALHVSATHRKQHPPELLRRTSTASAMEWGADGLQDPFYEFAFRQCLEFSLFLEGRRKSEAPLGSHDPRTAVQLRTALKRLKEIMEGKSQDSDLKQYWMPDSQCKECYDCNEKFTTFRRRHHCRLCGQIFCSRCCSQEIPGKFMGYTGDLRACTYCRKIALSYAHSADSGSIGEDLSALSDSPCSVCVLEPSEPRTPVGGRKASRNIFLEEDLAWQSLIHQESQGSGISSRLTAVPEDVGKSPARKRSASITNLSLDRSGSSIVPSYDSSVSPQTSRALPKADHNEEERKILLDSSQLKDLWKKICHNSTGMEFQDHRYWLRTYPNCIVGKELVIWLLRNGTISTRPQAVAIGQALVDGRWLDCVTHHDQIFRDEYALYRPLQSTEFSETPSPDSDSVNSLEGHSEPSWFKDIKFDDSDPEQLADEYPMPNSASPSKRTSVSSFQSAVDSDSAASINLNVEQDNVNFHIKKHSKYPHVPPHPAEQKAELLVTEDGGQQIAISDAFIKESLFNRRVEEKAKEMLFTPLGWHHSSLDQLREENGEKKAMERLLSANHSHMMALLQQLLYSESLSLSWRDIIVPVVRQVVQTVRPDVRSCDDDMDIRQFVHIKKIPGGKKFDSAVVNGFVCTKNIAHKKMNSYIKNPKILLLKCSIEYLYREETKFTCIDPIVLQEREFLKNYVQRIADVRPNLVLVEKTVSRIAQDMLLEHGITLVINVKPQVLDRVSRMTQGDLVMSMDQLLTKPRLGTCHKFCLHSFQLANNEAKTLMFFEGCPAHLGCTVKLRGAAEYELARVKEIIVLMICVAYHSQLEISFLMDEFAMPPSLAKTGSFPCLLESATGEEEEEEEEDEEDGGERGSMDGSDPFQSGDGGAGLLEQDGPPGKPAAGAGAESSPRDGGSPKGMAAGSASSFTGPEGAGPDVLTSTPVSCPPAPPPPVSPPFLIPDLEAEAGAMAGAMAEGAGPKRALSRGDSRDSSGSETPPPPPAPRLFRDPLQDDTGMFVAEQVASSDDRLKSLSAAFRQELKDIILCISPFITFKEPFLLTPAGLRCPSRDYFPEQVYLSPLLSKDFRELDGRRKRQLLKEAGPPPGGVANGVAAATAAPAPRSIRVLPSHRLTSMRIAEQLGGSQDLARTLADFRAQGGRIRARDADPFAQAPAPAREAPPPRAPPVKADSEEERGPPQSDMTWATKMDCLNPINHQRLCVLFSSSSAQSNNSPNPCVSPWIVTMEFYGKNDLTLGIFLERYCFSRPSYQCPSMFCETPMVHHIRRFVHGNGCVQIVLKELDSPVPGYQHTILNYSWCRICKQVTPVVPLSNDSWSMSFAKYLELRFYGHQYTRRANAEPCGHSIHKDYHQYFSYNQMVASFSYTSVRMLEICLPPQKIFIRNQGPSKNSLLQDLKDFTQKVTQVYLAIDDRLTSLKTETFSKTREEKMEDLFAQKDMEEVELRSWIEKLQARLLSCGLDTPQQLQAVLESVVMKKQSLCETLQSWNTRLQDLFQQEKGRKRLSVPPSPGRHRQTDDSKTSALESSPRNPSPVVQNGEKEDRYLSTLPSGSGSSSLLQLPSPGEAGSEPLSCGPSFPEQDSISIPEDVFDGHLLGSNDSQVKEKSTMKAILANLLPGNSYNPIPFPFDPDKHYLMYEHERVPIAVCEREPSSIIAFALSCKEYKAALEDLSKVTVKTGAEETAQTNSAGENRVKNSPAKPSEAATPLAGRTSMEADPLKEPDGGDKQKKVAGNPHIELQFSDANAKFYCRIYYAEEFHRMREEIMESSEDDFVRSLSHCVNWQARGGKSGAVFYATEDDRFILKQMPRLEVQSFLDFAPHYFTYITGAVQQKRPTALAKILGVYRIGYKNSQNNTEKKLDLLVMENLFYGRKMAQVFDLKGSLRNRNVKTDSGKESCEVVLLDENLLRLVHDNPLYIRAHCKAILRAAIHSDAFFLTSHLIIDYSLLVGRDDTTDQLVVGIIDYIRTFTWDKKLEMVVKSTGILGGQGKLPTVVSPELYRARFCEAMDKYFLMVPDHWTGLGVNC; the protein is encoded by the exons ATGGCTGCTGATGATaagtcctcctcttcctcctcctccacgctgGAGTGGAGCGCGGagccaccccccctgccccggaGCCCCTCCCACCTGACGCACTTCAAGCCCCTGACCCCCGAGCAGGACGAGCCCCCCCTCCGCTCGGCCTACAGCTCCTTCGTCAGCCTCTTCCGCTTCAGCAAAG ACGAGGGGCGCCCCCCCTCGGTGGCGGAGAAGGCGGAGGTGCCGGTGGCGTCtccacagagggaggggggcagctggTCCAGTCCGGCCCACGCTCTCCACGTCTCAGCCACGCACAGGAAGCAGCACCCCCCCGAACTGCTCCGGAGGACCTCCACTGCGTCAG CCATGGAATGGGGAGCGGACGGTCTACAGGATCCATTTTACGAATTTGCTTTCAGGCAGTGCTTAGAGTTCTCACTGTTTCTTG aggGCCGTAGGAAGTCGGAAGCCCCCCTGGGGAGTCATGACCCCCGCACCGCCGTCCAGCTCCGCACCGCCCTCAAACGACTGAAGGAGATCATGGAGGGAAAGAGTCAG GACAGCGATCTGAAGCAGTACTGGATGCCGGACAGCCAGTGCAAGGAGTGCTACGACTGCAACGAGAAGTTCACCACCTTCCGCCGCCGCCACCACTGCCGGCTGTGCGGCCAGATCTTCTGCAGCCGCTGCTGCAGCCAGGAAATCCCCGGCAAGTTCATGGGCTACACGG gagaccTGCGGGCCTGCACGTACTGCAGGAAGATCGCTCTGAGCTACGCGCACTCGGCCGACTCGGGCTCCATCGGGGAGGATCTGAGCGCGCTCTCCGACTCGCCCTGCTCCGTCTGCGTGCTGGAGCCCAGCGAGCCCCGCACCCCCGTGGGGGGGCGCAAGGCCAGCCGAAACATCTTCCTGGAGGAGGACCTGGCCTGGCAGag TCTGATCCATCAGGAATCGCAAGGCAGTGGCATCAGCTCCAGACTGACTGCGGTGCCAGAAGATGTGGGCAAATCTCCAGCAAGGaagag GTCAGCCAGCATCACCAACCTCTCCCTGGACCGCTCTGGGTCCTCCATCGTCCCGTCCTACGACAGCTCCGTCAGCCCCCAGACCAGCCGGGCCCTGCCCAAAGCGGACCACAACGAGGAGGAGCGCAAGATCCTGCtg GATTCATCCCAGCTGAAGGACCTGTGGAAGAAGATCTGTCACAACAGCACAGGCATGGAGTTCCAGGACCATCGCTACTGGCTGCGCACCTACCCcaactgcattgtgggaaaggaGCTGGTCATCTGGCTGCTTCGCAACGGAACCATCTCCACGAG gcctCAGGCGGTGGCTATAGGACAGGCGTTGGTTGATGGACGCTGGCTGGACTGTGTCACTCACCATGACCAGATTTTCAGGGACGAGTACGCTCTCTATCGCCCTCTACAG AGCACGGAGTTCTCTGAGACCCCGTCTCCGGACAGCGACAGCGTTAACTCCCTGGAGGGACACTCCGAGCCGTCCTGGTTCAAGGACATAAAGTTTGACGACAGCGATCCAGAGCAGCTGGCGGATGAGTACCCCATGCCCA actccgcCAGCCCCAGTAAGAGAACCTCGGTCAGCAGCTTTCAGTCGGCGGTGGACAGCGATTCTGCCGCCTCCATCAACCTGAACGTGGAGCAGGACAACGTCAACTTCCACATCAAGAAGCACTCCAAGTACCCGCACGTGCCCCCGCACCCGGCCGAGCAGAAAG CGGAGCTCCTGGTGACAGAGGACGGAGGGCAGCAGATCGCCATCAGTGACGCGTTCATTAAAg AGTCCCTGTTCAACAGGCGGGTGGAGGAGAAGGCCAAAGAGATGCTGTTCACCCCGCTGGGCTGGCACCACAGCTCGCTCGACCAGCTGAGGGAGGAGAACGGGGAGAAGAAGGCCATGGAGAGGCTGCT CTCCGCCAACCACAGCCACATGATGGCGCTGTTGCAGCAGCTGCTGTACAGCGAGTCCCTCTCGCTGTCGTGGCGTGACATCATCGTGCCGGTGGTGCGGCAGGTGGTGCAGACGGTGCGGCCGGACGTGCGCAGCTGCGACGACGACATGGACATCCGCCAGTTCGTCCACATCAAGAAG aTCCCGGGCGGGAAGAAGTTTGACTCTGCTGTGGTGAACGGTTTTGTTTGCACCAAGAACATCGCCCATAAGAAG ATGAACTCCTACATCAAGAACCCCAAGATTCTGCTGCTGAAGTGCTCCATCGAGTACCTGTACAGGGAGGAGACCAAGTTCACCTGCATCGACCCCATCGTGCTGCAG GAGCGGGAGTTCCTGAAGAACTACGTGCAGCGCATCGCGGACGTGCGGCCCAACCTGGTGCTGGTGGAGAAGACCGTGTCGCGCATCGCCCAGGACATGCTGCTGGAGCACGGAATCACGCTGGTCATCAACGTCAAGCCC CAAGTGCTGGACAGAGTGAGCCGTATGACGCAGGGGGACCTGGTCATGTCCATGGACCAGCTGCTGACCAAACCCCGCCTCGGCACATGCCACAAGTTCTGCCTGCACTCCTTCCAGCTGGCCAACA ACGAGGCGAAGACGCTGATGTTCTTCGAgggctgccccgcccacctggGCTGCACGGTGAAGCTGCGGGGCGCGGCGGAGTACGAGCTGGCGCGGGTGAAGGAGATCATCGTGCTGATGATCTGCGTGGCGTACCACTCGCAGCTGGAGATCTCCTTCCTGATGGACGAGTTCGCCATGCCGCCCAGCCTGGCCAAGACCGGCTCCTTCCCCTGCCTGCTGGAGAGCGCCacgggcgaggaggaggaggaggaggaggaggacgaggaggacggAGGAGAGCGGGGCAGCATGGACGGCAGTGACCCATTCCAgtcgggggacgggggggcggggctcctgGAGCAGGACGGGCCCCCGGGGAAgccggcggcgggggcgggggcggagtcatCGCCCCGGGACGGCGGGAGCCCCAAGGGCATGGCGGCGGGCTCGGCCTCGTCCTTCACGGGgcccgagggggcggggccggacgTGCTCACCTCCACCCCGGTCTCctgccccccggccccgccccctcccgtgTCCCCGCCCTTCCTGATCCCGGACCtggaggcggaggcgggggcgATGGCGGGGGCGatggcggagggggcggggccaaaaCGGGCGCTGTCGCGGGGCGACTCGCGGGACAGCTCGGGCTCggagacgccgccgccgccccccgccccgcggcTCTTCCGCGACCCGCTGCAGGACGACACCGGCATGTTCGTGGCGGAGCAGGTGGCCTCGTCCGACGACCGGCTGAAGTCGCTCTCGGCGGCGTTTCGGCAGGAGCTGAAGGACATCATCCTCTGCATCTCTCCCTTCATCACCTTCAAGGAGCCCTTCCTGCTCACCCCGGCCGGGCTGCGCTGCCCCAGCCGCGACTACTTCCCCGAGCAGGTCTACCTGTCCCCGCTGCTCAGCAAGGACTTCCGCGAGCTCGACGGCCGCCGCAAGAGGCAGCTGCTCAAGGAGGCGGGGCCTCCCCCGGGGGGCGTGGCCAAcggcgtcgccgcggcgaccgcggcccccgccccccgctccaTCCGGGTGCTGCCGTCGCACCGGCTGACCAGCATGCGCATCGCCGAGCAGCTGGGCGGCAGCCAGGACCTGGCCCGCACCCTGGCCGACTTCCGGGCCCAGGGGGGCCGCATCCGCGCGCGGGACGCCGACCCCTTCGCCcaggccccggccccggcccgggaggccccgccccccagggcGCCGCCCGTCAAGGCCGACAGTGAGGAGGAGCGGGGCCCGCCCCAGAGCGACATGACCTGGGCCACCAAG ATGGACTGCCTGAACCCCATCAACCACCAGAGGCTCTGCGTGCTGTTCAGCAGCTCGTCTGCGCAGTCCAACAACTCGCCCAATCCCTGCGTCAGCCCctg GATTGTGACGATGGAATTCTACGGAAAGAATGATCTGACCCTCGGCATATTTTTAGAAAGATACTGTTTCAG cAGGCCGTCCTACCAGTGCCCCAGCATGTTCTGCGAGACTCCCATGGTGCACCACATCCGCCGCTTCGTCCACGGCAACGGCTGCGTGCAGATCGTCCTGAAGGAGCTGGACTCCCCCGTGCCGGGGTACCAGCACACCATCCTCAACTACTCCTGGTGCCGCATCTGCaagcag GTGACGCCGGTCGTACCCCTGTCCAACGACTCCTGGTCCATGTCCTTCGCCAAGTACCTGGAGCTGCGGTTCTACGGGCACCAGTACACTCGCCGCGCCAACGCGGAGCCCTGCGGGCACTCCATCCACAAGGACTACCACCAGTACTTCTCCTACAACCAGATGGTGGCGTCCTTCAG CTACACCTCAGTGAGAATGCTGGAGATCTGCCTGCCCCCCCAAAAGATCTTCATCAGGAACCAGGGCCCCTCCAAGAACAGCCTGCTGCAGGACCTCAAGGACTTCACTCAGAA ggTGACGCAGGTGTACCTGGCCATCGACGACCGGCTCACCTCCCTGAAGACCGAAACCTTCAGCAAGACCCGCGAGGAGAAGATGGAGGACCTGTTTGCTCAGAAAGAC ATGGAGGAGGTGGAGCTGCGCAGCTGGATCGAGAAGCTGCAGGCGCGGCTGCTCTCCTGCGGGCTGGACACGCCGCAGCAGCTGCAGGCGGTGCTGGAGTCGGTGGTGATGAAGAAGCAGAGCCTGTGTGAAACGCTGCAGTCCTGGAACACCCG gctccaGGACCTGTTCCAGCAGGAGAAGGGCCGGAAACGTCTGTCTGTCCCGCCCAGCCCagggagacacagacagacggacgacAGCAAG ACGAGCGCTCTGGAGTCCTCCCCCCGAAACCCCTCCCCCGTGGTGCAGAACGGAGAGAAAG AGGATCGGTACCTGAGCACGCTGCCCTCAGGCTCGGGGTCGTCCTCGCTGCTGCAGCTGCCGTCGCCGGGGGAGGCGGGATCAGAACCGCTCTCCTGTGGACCGTCCTTCCCTGAGCAGGACTCCATCAGCATCCCAGAAg ACGTGTTTGACGGACATCTGCTGGGCTCCAATGACAGCCAGGTGAAGGAGAAGTCCACCATGAAAGCCATCCTGGCCAACctgttgcctggcaacagcTACAACCCCATCCCTTTCCCATT CGACCCGGACAAGCACTACCTGATGTATGAGCACGAGCGGGTTCCCATCgctgtgtgcgagagagagccCAGCTCCATCATCGCCTTCGCCCTCAG CTGTAAGGAGTACAAGGCGGCTCTGGAGGACCTTTCCAAGGTCACTGTGAAGACTGGAGCCGAGGAGACTGCACAGACCAACAG CGCGGGAGAGAACCGGGTGAAGAACAGCCCCGCCAAACCCAGCGAGGCGGCCACCCCCCTGGCGGGGCGGACCAGCATGGAGGCAGACCCTCTCA AAGAGCCAGACGGAGGTGACAAGCAGAAGAAGGTGGCAGGCAATCCTCACATTGAACTGC AGTTCTCCGACGCCAACGCCAAGTTCTACTGCCGGATCTACTACGCGGAGGAGTTCCACCGCATGCGCGAGGAGATCATGGAGAGCAGCGAGGACGACTTCGTGCGCTCGCTCTCGCACTGCGTCAACTGGCAGGCCCGCGGGGGGAAGTCCGGCGCCGTCTTCTACGCCACCGAAG ATGACCGGTTCATCCTGAAGCAGATGCCCAGGCTGGAGGTGCAGTCCTTCCTGGACTTCGCTCCGCACTACTTCACCTACATCACTGGAGCTGTGCAGCAGaag CGCCCCACCGCACTGGCTAAGATCCTGGGCGTGTACCGGATCGGCTACAAGAACTCTCAGAACAACACGGAGAAGAAGCTGGACCTGCTGGTGATGGAGAACCTGTTCTACGGACGCAAGATGGCGCAGGTGTTCGACCTGAAGGGGTCGCTGCGGAACCGCAACGTGAAGACGGACTCGGGCAAGGAGAGCTGCGAGGTGGTGCTGCTGGACGAGAACCTGCTGCGGCTGGTGCACGACAACCCGCTGTACATCCGCGCGCACTGCAAGGCCATCCTGCGCGCCGCCATCCACAGCGACGCCTTCTTCCTCACCTCCCACCTCATCATCGACTACTCGCTGCTGGTGGGCCGCGACGACACCACCGACCAGCTAGTGGTGGGCATCATCG ATTACATTCGGACCTTCACCTGGGACAAGAAACTGGAAATGGTGGTCAAATCCACTGGAATTCTGGGCGGCCAAG ggaAGTTGCCCACGGTGGTCTCCCCGGAGCTGTACCGGGCCCGGTTCTGCGAGGCCATGGATAAGTACTTCCTGATGGTGCCGGACCACTGGACCGGGTTGGGGGTGAACTGCTGA